Proteins from one Panicum virgatum strain AP13 chromosome 7K, P.virgatum_v5, whole genome shotgun sequence genomic window:
- the LOC120642285 gene encoding galactose mutarotase-like codes for MAGAPPPLLLALLGLAVLAAAGGANAAGRKTVGVYELRKGDFSVRVTNWGATLTSVVLPDSKGNLADVVLGYDTIAEYVNGSAYFGALVGRVANRVADARFVLDGKVYHLYRNDGKNALHGGRRGFSKVIWTVKEYVGGGDSPYITLYYHSFDGEEGFPGDLDVYVTYRLSGPYELSLRMNATALSKATPVNLASHAYWNLGGHGSGDVLGHTVQLLASRYTPVDGSLIPTGAVAPVAGTPYDLRAPTRLGARLREVYGGRAGVYGFDTNFAVDGEARALRKVAVVRGGGGAPGAGRAMELWADQPGVQFYTGNFLAGVEGKGGAVYGPHAALCLETQGFPDAVNHPNFPSVIVRPGQVYRHLMVFKFSF; via the exons ATGGCTGGAGCCCCGCCCCCGCTGCTGCTCGCGCTGCTGGGCCTCGCGGtcctcgccgcggccggcggcgccaatGCCGCCGGGAGGAAGACGGTCGGCGTGTACGAGCTCAGGAAGGGCGATTTCTCCGTCAGGGTCACCAACTGGGGCGCCACCCTCACCTCCGTCGTGCTGCCGGACTCCAAAG GGAACTTGGCTGACGTCGTCCTCGGCTACGACACCATTGCTGAATACGTG AATGGCTCTGCTTATTTTGGAGCGCTCGTCGGACGCGTAGCCAACCGGGTTGCTGATGCGCGGTTTGTGCTCGATGGAAAAGTCTACCATCTGTATCGCAACGATGGCAAGAACGCACTCCACG GTGGCAGGAGGGGCTTCAGCAAAGTTATATGGACGGTGAAGGAGTATGTCGGTGGCGGCGACTCCCCGTACATCACGTTGTACTACCACAGCTTCGACGGCGAAGAAG GGTTCCCCGGCGACCTGGACGTGTACGTGACGTACCGGCTGTCAGGCCCCTACGAGCTGAGCCTGCGGATGAACGCGACGGCGCTGAGCAAGGCGACGCCGGTGAACCTGGCGAGCCACGCGTACTGGAACCTGGGCGGCcacggcagcggcgacgtcCTGGGCCACACGGTGCAGCTGCTCGCGTCGCGGTACACGCCCGTGGACGGCTCCCTGATCCCGACGGGCGCGGTGGCGCCCGTGGCCGGCACGCCCTATGACCTCCGCGCCCCGACCCGGCTGGGCGCGCGCCTCCGCGAGGTCTACGGCGGCAGGGCCGGCGTGTACGGGTTCGACACCAACTTCGCCGTGGACGGGGAGGCCCGCGCGCTGCGGAAGGTGGCcgtggtccgcggcggcggcggcgcgccgggggcggggcgggcgATGGAGCTGTGGGCGGACCAGCCCGGGGTGCAGTTCTACACGGGCAACTTCCTGGCGGGCGTGGAGGGGAAGGGCGGCGCGGTGTACGGGCCGCACGCCGCGCTGTGCCTGGAGACGCAGGGGTTCCCCGACGCCGTGAACCACCCCAACTTCCCGTCGGTGATCGTCAGGCCCGGGCAGGTGTACAGGCACCTCATGGTCTTCAAGTTCTCGTTCTAG
- the LOC120640174 gene encoding uncharacterized protein LOC120640174, whose protein sequence is MPLLGGSSSSNNNSNNLHHHSHHQGSSGNSNNLHHHHRHHQGRSGRPASVDAGSPAVRELLLFVRQGLSPKQFFRHHWLLAAAGWEKTLELREEAIAKEEASLAAQRSELESRSQGLEVRKQELDKLSESLHRWRQELQETASQQAVAEMDLEEERKSLARRESMTTSMEQALACQRESHKTLKESAARKEASLQEKTR, encoded by the exons ATGCCTCTcctcggcggcagcagcagcagcaacaacaacagcaacaaccTCCACCACCACAGCCACCACCAGGGTAGCagcggcaacagcaacaacctccaccaccaccaccgccaccaccagggcaGAAGCGGTCGCCCAGCCTCTGTGGACGCTGGAAGCCCGGCGGTTCGGG agCTTCTTCTCTTCGTTCGCCAGGGTCTTTCGCCCAAGCAGTTCTTCCGCCACCACTGGCTC ctcgcggcggcgggctgggaGAAAACCCTGGAGCTGCGGGAGGAGGCtattgccaaggaggaggccagccttGCGGCCCAACGATCCGAGCTCGAGTCTCGCAGCCAAGGACTCGAGGTCCGCAAGCAGGAGCTCGACAAACTCTCCGAGTCCCTGCATCGATggcgccaggagctgcaggagaccgCCAGCCAGCAGGCTGTTGCCGAGATGGACCTCGAAGAggagaggaagtcccttgcaCGGCGGGAATCCATGACCACCAGCATGGAGCAGGCCCTTGCGTGCCAGCGCGAGTCTCATAAGACCCTGAAGGAGTCAGCGGCGCGGAAGGAGGCCTCACTCCAGGAGAAGACCCGCTAG